In Caloramator sp. E03, the sequence ACTTAAAAAAAGTATCAACTATAAATAATCTCATCAGTTCTGCTTTATCAACAAGGAACCGAATAAATCAGTATATAAAATTGAGCTGTGATTCTATTAATACACTGTCTATATATGGAAATGAATATATTAATGGAAAAAAATACAATATCAGCCCCTATTTTAAAGATTTAAAATATGATAAGGATTCAAATTCCTATAACCTCGACAATGCATTTAAAAATGGATATTCAAAATATGTTGGAAATCTAACCGGTAAAGGTAATATACCAAAGGATCCTTTATTATTAAAAGAATTAAATCTCGCATTAAGTTATAACAAATATTTCCGTTCAATTTATAATTCATTACCCGGTATAGCCTGGATATACTATACAAGCAAAAACGGTTTTATAAATATTTACCCTTGGGTTTCATCTAAAGAATTTTCATATAGCGACATACTTCTTAAAAAAGAATTTTTCACCGGGGCTTTACCTAATGCAAACAAAGACAAAGCCAGTTTTTGGACTCCTGTATACTATGATGCTGCTGGGAAAGGTAATATGATAACTATTTCATCACCAATTTATTATAATAATGATTTTTTAGGCGTCGTTTCAATAGATATAACAATAAATAAAATCAATGACATATTGAAATCGAGTTATAATTCATTTTTAATAAACAAATATGATCAAATAATCGGAGCTAATTTTAATAAAAATTTAATAGAGAACAAAATTACGCATCTAAATGAATTTTTCAAAGGTTATAATGAAAACCAGATAAGTGCACTCAAAACCTTGCCAGAAAATAAAATTATCAAATGGGAGAATTACTATGTATATAAGCAAACTTTCTCTGATGCAAATTGTTTATTATATTGTATGATTCCAAAGAAAAAGGTTTTGTTTGATGCGTTTGTTTCAATCATTCCAATATTAATAATAGGTACTTTGCTATTAATATTAAGTTATGTAATCAACATCCAAAAAAAGACACAAAGGGAGTTAAAAACTTTAGTAGATGAATTAGCAGCAACTCAAAGTTTACTGCATCAGTCAGCTTCCCATGATTTTTTAACTTCAGTTCTTAATCGTAGGGGATTTTATGAAAAATTCAAAGAGTTGCTATCGAAGATAGATGAAAATGATCCAATATCTATTATAGCTGCAGACGTAGACTTTTTTAAAAAAGTAAATGATCTATATGGTCATGATGCTGGAGATTATGTTCTTAAAAAAATTGCAAATACGATTATAAATCTTATAGATAAAAATGATATTTTTTCAAGATGGGGAGGAGAGGAGTTTTTAATTGTACTTCCTAACACCTCATACGAAGAAGCCCTTAAAAAGGCTGAAACTTTAAGAAATGAAATAGAAAATAATGTTATTAAACATAAAAACAAAAAAATTAAAATTACTATGACTTTTGGAGTAAGCAGATTTAATTCTATTTACGGTATAGATAAATGTATTTCAAATGCAGATAAGGCACTTTACCATGGTAAAAATAAAGGAAGAAACTGTGTAGTGGGATTTGAAAGCATACTTGATTAAAATAGTTTTGCAATATCTACAACCATATCTGACCTGGGCAAGTTTAGAGGGTTAGGGGGACGGTTACTTATTTATGTCAAGAAATTAAATTTAACTTCTCCATTCTCCGGTGCCTGGCACCGGAGAATGGTCTCATACGAAGAAGCCCTTAAAAAGGCTGAAACTTTAAGAAATGAAATAGAAAATAATGTTATTAAACATAAAAACAAAAAAATTAAAATTACTATGACTTTTGGAGTAAGCAGATTTAATTCTATTTACGGTATAGATAAATGTATTTCAAATGCAGATAAGGCACTTTACTATGGTAAAAATAAAGGAAGAAACTGTGTAGTGGGATTTGAAAGCATACTTGATTAAAATAATTTTACAATATCTACAACCATATCTGCTCTGGACAAGTTTAGCAGTTTGGGGGACGGTTACTTATTTATGTCAAAAAATTAAATTTAACTTCTCCATTCTCCGGTGCCTGGCACCGGAGAATGGTCTTTTTATTATTATTTCACAAACAATTTCAATACGTTACCAAGAACGATACCAACTACTCCAAAGTCTGCATCACTAAATGTAGTATTTGCATATCCGAGATCCCCAAGTACAGGAAGTAAAAGTACAGGAAGAAATGTTATTAAAAGGCCATGAACAAAAGCACCTAAGAATGCACCCCTTCTTCCTCCTGTTGCATTACCATATACACCTGCAGTTGCTCCACAGAAGAAGTGTGGAACTACGCCTGGAAGAATTACAGGAGCCTTTAGAGCAATCAAGATAAACATACCAACTATTCCGCCTAAAAAGCTTGAAAGGAAACCAATCAAAACTGCATTTGGAGCATATGGATAAACAACTGGACAGTCAAGGGCAGGTTTTGCATCGGGAACTATTTTAAGTGCAATACCTGTAAATGCAGGAACGATTTCAGCAAGTATAAGTCTAACACCAGCTAATATTACATAAACTCCACCTGCAAAGGTTATTGCCTGAATAAGTGAGAATAGAATAAAGTTTTGTCCATCACTTAATTTGCTTTCAACAAATTCTCTGCCGCATACAAGAGCAACAATTAAATATAGTATTGCCATAACAAGGGCTATTGCAACTGAAGTATCTCTAAGGAAAGTAAGCCCCTGTGGGAATTCCATCTCCTCAGTTGATTTCGAATTTTTACCTACAAGTTTCCCAACCCAAGCTGATAAAACGTAACCAACAGTACCAAAGTGAGCAAAGGCTACATTATCTTCACCAGTAATTTTTCTCATAGTAGGCTGGGCTATTGCTGGGAAAAACGCCATTACAAAACCTAAAAGAATTGAACCTAAAACAACGAGAGAAGTTCCCTTCATTCCTCCTGCAACAAGAATTGCAGCTATCATACATGCCATATAAAGAGTATG encodes:
- a CDS encoding GGDEF domain-containing protein, whose amino-acid sequence is MVSYEEALKKAETLRNEIENNVIKHKNKKIKITMTFGVSRFNSIYGIDKCISNADKALYYGKNKGRNCVVGFESILD
- a CDS encoding PTS ascorbate transporter subunit IIC: MLKVILDILSVPAILVGLVALVGLIAQKKSAADTVKGTIKTIMGFLVLSGGAGIVVGSLNHFGTMFQQGFGVQGIVPNNEAIVALALKTYGTQTALIMTLGMLVNILIARFTRLKYIFLTGHHTLYMACMIAAILVAGGMKGTSLVVLGSILLGFVMAFFPAIAQPTMRKITGEDNVAFAHFGTVGYVLSAWVGKLVGKNSKSTEEMEFPQGLTFLRDTSVAIALVMAILYLIVALVCGREFVESKLSDGQNFILFSLIQAITFAGGVYVILAGVRLILAEIVPAFTGIALKIVPDAKPALDCPVVYPYAPNAVLIGFLSSFLGGIVGMFILIALKAPVILPGVVPHFFCGATAGVYGNATGGRRGAFLGAFVHGLLITFLPVLLLPVLGDLGYANTTFSDADFGVVGIVLGNVLKLFVK
- a CDS encoding sensor domain-containing diguanylate cyclase gives rise to the protein MSKTKQTLIILIIVFSSYFYFNLKKVSTINNLISSALSTRNRINQYIKLSCDSINTLSIYGNEYINGKKYNISPYFKDLKYDKDSNSYNLDNAFKNGYSKYVGNLTGKGNIPKDPLLLKELNLALSYNKYFRSIYNSLPGIAWIYYTSKNGFINIYPWVSSKEFSYSDILLKKEFFTGALPNANKDKASFWTPVYYDAAGKGNMITISSPIYYNNDFLGVVSIDITINKINDILKSSYNSFLINKYDQIIGANFNKNLIENKITHLNEFFKGYNENQISALKTLPENKIIKWENYYVYKQTFSDANCLLYCMIPKKKVLFDAFVSIIPILIIGTLLLILSYVINIQKKTQRELKTLVDELAATQSLLHQSASHDFLTSVLNRRGFYEKFKELLSKIDENDPISIIAADVDFFKKVNDLYGHDAGDYVLKKIANTIINLIDKNDIFSRWGGEEFLIVLPNTSYEEALKKAETLRNEIENNVIKHKNKKIKITMTFGVSRFNSIYGIDKCISNADKALYHGKNKGRNCVVGFESILD